Proteins encoded together in one Struthio camelus isolate bStrCam1 chromosome 19, bStrCam1.hap1, whole genome shotgun sequence window:
- the MBTD1 gene encoding MBT domain-containing protein 1 isoform X4, with the protein MPHMAITAPQRQPGGNLPCLVTREKTEHTSRAERKRRDSFGMFDGYDSCSEDTSSSSSSDESEEEVAPLPSSLPIIKNNGQVYTYPDGKSGMATCEMCGMVGVRDAFYSKTKRFCSVSCSRSYSSNSKKASILARLQVGKPPTKKAKVLQKQPLVAKLAAYAQYQATLQNQAKTKAAVPVEGFSWGNYINSNSFTAAPVTCFKHAPMGTCWGDISEGVRVEVPNTDCSLPTKVFWIAGIVKLAGYNALLRYEGFENDSGLDFWCNVCGSDIHPVGWCATSGKPLVPPRSIQHKYTNWKAFLVKRLTGAKTLPPDFSQKVSESMQYPFKTSMRVEVVDKTHLCRTRVAVVESVIGGRLRLVYEESEDKTDDFWCHMYSPLIHHIGWSRSIGHRFKRSDITKKQEGHFDAPPHLFMKVKEVDTAGEWFKEGMKLEAIDPLNLSAICVATIRKVLADGYLMIGIDGSEAADGSDWFCYHATSPSIFPVGFCEINMIELTPPRGYAKLPFKWFDYLRETDSIAAPVKLFNKEVPNHGFNVGMKLEAVDLMEPRLVCVATVTRIIHRLLRIHFDGWEDEYDQWVDCESPDLYPVGWCQLTGYQLQPPAPQSSRDSQSSSSKQKKKAKSQQYKGHKKMTSLQLKEELLDGEEYSFLQGASDQESNGSASYYIKQEP; encoded by the exons ATGCCCCATATGGCAATAACCGCTCCTCAGCGGCAGCCTGGCGGCAACCTCCCGTGTCTCGTCACCCGCGAGAAG acAGAGCATACTTCacgagcagaaaggaaaagacgTGATTCATTCGGGATGTTTGACGGTTATGATAGTTGTAGTGAGGacaccagcagcagctccagtTCAGATGAAAGCGAAGAAGAAGTTGCTCCTTTGCCATCCAGTCTCCCAATCATAAAGAATAATGGACAGGTCTATACTTATCCAGATGGTAAATCTGGCATGG CTACATGTGAGATGTGTGGAATGGTTGGCGTCCGCGATGCTTTTTACTCTAAGACAAAACGCTTCTGCAGTGTGTCATGCTCTAGAAGCTATTCATCGAACTCCAAGAAGGCCAGCATTCTGGCCAGGCTTCAGGTA ggTAAACCTCCAACAAAGAAGGCTAAAGTTCTACAAAAACAACCCTTAGTGGCTAAATTAGCAGCATATGCTCAGTATCAAGCAACTTTACAAAACCAGGCAAAGACTAAAGCAG CTGTCCCTGTGGAAGGTTTCAGCTGGGGCAACTACATCAATAGCAATAGCTTTACAGCAGCTCCTGTTACGTGTTTTAAACAT GCACCTATGGGGACGTGCTGGGGTGACATCTCGGAAGGAGTGCGAGTGGAGGTTCCAAACACAGACTGCAGCCTACCTACCAAAGTCTTCTGGATAGCTGGAATTGTAAAATTAGCAG GCTACAATGCTCTGCTAAGATACGAAGGCTTTGAAAACGATTCAGGTCTTGACTTCTGGTGCAACGTTTGTGGGTCTGACATCCACCCAGTTGGTTGGTGTGCAACCAGTGGGAAGCCCCTAGTCCCTCCTCGAT CCATCCAACACAAATACACAAACTGGAAAGCTTTTCTAGTGAAACGACTTACTGGTGCCAAAACACTTCCTCCTGACTTTTCTCAGAAG gtGTCTGAGAGTATGCAGTATCCATTCAAAACTTCCATGAGAGTAGAAGTTGTTGACAAAACACACCTTTGTCGAACACGGGTAGCAGTTGTAGAGAGTGTCATTGGAGGACGGTTAAGATTGGTGTATGAAGAAAGCGAAGACAAAACTGATGACTTCTGGTGCCATATGTACAGTCCGCTCATTCATCACATTGGTTGGTCTCGAAGTATAGGACATAGATTCAAACGATCTG ATATTACAAAGAAACAAGAGGGACATTTTGATGCACCCCCACACTTATTTATGAAG GTAAAAGAGGTTGACACAGCTGGGGAGTGGTTTAAAGAAGGAATGAAATTGGAAGCTATAGACCCTTTAAACCTTTCAGCAATATGTGTGGCAACTATTAGAAAG gTTTTAGCAGATGGCTATCTTATGATTGGGATTGATGGCTCAGAAGCAGCAGATGGGTCTGATTGGTTTTGTTACCATGCCACTTCCCCTTCTATTTTCCCTGTTGGTTTCTGTGAAATTAACATGATTGAACTAACTCCACCCAGAG GTTATGCAAAACTCCCTTTCAAATGGTTTGACTACCTCAGGGAAACTGACTCAATAGCAGCACCTGTAAAGCTCTTCAATAAG GAAGTTCCAAACCATGGGTTTAATGTTGGAATGAAATTGGAGGCTGTTGATCTGATGGAACCTCGACTGGTATGCGTGGCCACAGTAACTCGCATTATCCATCGCCTGTTGAGGATACACTTTGATGGGTGGGAAGATGAATACGATCAGTGGGTGGATTGCGAGTCTCCAGACCTCTATCCAGTGGGATGGTGTCAGCTAACTGGGTATCAACTACAGCCTCCAGCGCCACAAt CGTCAAGAGATAGCCAGTCAAGttcatcaaaacagaagaaaaaagctaaGTCACAACAGTACAAAGGACATAAGAAAA
- the MBTD1 gene encoding MBT domain-containing protein 1 isoform X10 yields MENTKDLTEHTSRAERKRRDSFGMFDGYDSCSEDTSSSSSSDESEEEVAPLPSSLPIIKNNGQVYTYPDGKSGMATCEMCGMVGVRDAFYSKTKRFCSVSCSRSYSSNSKKASILARLQGKPPTKKAKVLQKQPLVAKLAAYAQYQATLQNQAKTKAAVPVEGFSWGNYINSNSFTAAPVTCFKHAPMGTCWGDISEGVRVEVPNTDCSLPTKVFWIAGIVKLAGYNALLRYEGFENDSGLDFWCNVCGSDIHPVGWCATSGKPLVPPRSIQHKYTNWKAFLVKRLTGAKTLPPDFSQKVSESMQYPFKTSMRVEVVDKTHLCRTRVAVVESVIGGRLRLVYEESEDKTDDFWCHMYSPLIHHIGWSRSIGHRFKRSDITKKQEGHFDAPPHLFMKVKEVDTAGEWFKEGMKLEAIDPLNLSAICVATIRKVLADGYLMIGIDGSEAADGSDWFCYHATSPSIFPVGFCEINMIELTPPRGYAKLPFKWFDYLRETDSIAAPVKLFNKEVPNHGFNVGMKLEAVDLMEPRLVCVATVTRIIHRLLRIHFDGWEDEYDQWVDCESPDLYPVGWCQLTGYQLQPPAPQSSRDSQSSSSKQKKKAKSQQYKGHKKMTSLQLKEELLDGEEYSFLQGASDQESNGSASYYIKQEP; encoded by the exons ATGGAAAACACAAAGGACCTG acAGAGCATACTTCacgagcagaaaggaaaagacgTGATTCATTCGGGATGTTTGACGGTTATGATAGTTGTAGTGAGGacaccagcagcagctccagtTCAGATGAAAGCGAAGAAGAAGTTGCTCCTTTGCCATCCAGTCTCCCAATCATAAAGAATAATGGACAGGTCTATACTTATCCAGATGGTAAATCTGGCATGG CTACATGTGAGATGTGTGGAATGGTTGGCGTCCGCGATGCTTTTTACTCTAAGACAAAACGCTTCTGCAGTGTGTCATGCTCTAGAAGCTATTCATCGAACTCCAAGAAGGCCAGCATTCTGGCCAGGCTTCAG ggTAAACCTCCAACAAAGAAGGCTAAAGTTCTACAAAAACAACCCTTAGTGGCTAAATTAGCAGCATATGCTCAGTATCAAGCAACTTTACAAAACCAGGCAAAGACTAAAGCAG CTGTCCCTGTGGAAGGTTTCAGCTGGGGCAACTACATCAATAGCAATAGCTTTACAGCAGCTCCTGTTACGTGTTTTAAACAT GCACCTATGGGGACGTGCTGGGGTGACATCTCGGAAGGAGTGCGAGTGGAGGTTCCAAACACAGACTGCAGCCTACCTACCAAAGTCTTCTGGATAGCTGGAATTGTAAAATTAGCAG GCTACAATGCTCTGCTAAGATACGAAGGCTTTGAAAACGATTCAGGTCTTGACTTCTGGTGCAACGTTTGTGGGTCTGACATCCACCCAGTTGGTTGGTGTGCAACCAGTGGGAAGCCCCTAGTCCCTCCTCGAT CCATCCAACACAAATACACAAACTGGAAAGCTTTTCTAGTGAAACGACTTACTGGTGCCAAAACACTTCCTCCTGACTTTTCTCAGAAG gtGTCTGAGAGTATGCAGTATCCATTCAAAACTTCCATGAGAGTAGAAGTTGTTGACAAAACACACCTTTGTCGAACACGGGTAGCAGTTGTAGAGAGTGTCATTGGAGGACGGTTAAGATTGGTGTATGAAGAAAGCGAAGACAAAACTGATGACTTCTGGTGCCATATGTACAGTCCGCTCATTCATCACATTGGTTGGTCTCGAAGTATAGGACATAGATTCAAACGATCTG ATATTACAAAGAAACAAGAGGGACATTTTGATGCACCCCCACACTTATTTATGAAG GTAAAAGAGGTTGACACAGCTGGGGAGTGGTTTAAAGAAGGAATGAAATTGGAAGCTATAGACCCTTTAAACCTTTCAGCAATATGTGTGGCAACTATTAGAAAG gTTTTAGCAGATGGCTATCTTATGATTGGGATTGATGGCTCAGAAGCAGCAGATGGGTCTGATTGGTTTTGTTACCATGCCACTTCCCCTTCTATTTTCCCTGTTGGTTTCTGTGAAATTAACATGATTGAACTAACTCCACCCAGAG GTTATGCAAAACTCCCTTTCAAATGGTTTGACTACCTCAGGGAAACTGACTCAATAGCAGCACCTGTAAAGCTCTTCAATAAG GAAGTTCCAAACCATGGGTTTAATGTTGGAATGAAATTGGAGGCTGTTGATCTGATGGAACCTCGACTGGTATGCGTGGCCACAGTAACTCGCATTATCCATCGCCTGTTGAGGATACACTTTGATGGGTGGGAAGATGAATACGATCAGTGGGTGGATTGCGAGTCTCCAGACCTCTATCCAGTGGGATGGTGTCAGCTAACTGGGTATCAACTACAGCCTCCAGCGCCACAAt CGTCAAGAGATAGCCAGTCAAGttcatcaaaacagaagaaaaaagctaaGTCACAACAGTACAAAGGACATAAGAAAA
- the MBTD1 gene encoding MBT domain-containing protein 1 isoform X9, translating to MENTKDLTEHTSRAERKRRDSFGMFDGYDSCSEDTSSSSSSDESEEEVAPLPSSLPIIKNNGQVYTYPDGKSGMATCEMCGMVGVRDAFYSKTKRFCSVSCSRSYSSNSKKASILARLQVGKPPTKKAKVLQKQPLVAKLAAYAQYQATLQNQAKTKAAVPVEGFSWGNYINSNSFTAAPVTCFKHAPMGTCWGDISEGVRVEVPNTDCSLPTKVFWIAGIVKLAGYNALLRYEGFENDSGLDFWCNVCGSDIHPVGWCATSGKPLVPPRSIQHKYTNWKAFLVKRLTGAKTLPPDFSQKVSESMQYPFKTSMRVEVVDKTHLCRTRVAVVESVIGGRLRLVYEESEDKTDDFWCHMYSPLIHHIGWSRSIGHRFKRSDITKKQEGHFDAPPHLFMKVKEVDTAGEWFKEGMKLEAIDPLNLSAICVATIRKVLADGYLMIGIDGSEAADGSDWFCYHATSPSIFPVGFCEINMIELTPPRGYAKLPFKWFDYLRETDSIAAPVKLFNKEVPNHGFNVGMKLEAVDLMEPRLVCVATVTRIIHRLLRIHFDGWEDEYDQWVDCESPDLYPVGWCQLTGYQLQPPAPQSSRDSQSSSSKQKKKAKSQQYKGHKKMTSLQLKEELLDGEEYSFLQGASDQESNGSASYYIKQEP from the exons ATGGAAAACACAAAGGACCTG acAGAGCATACTTCacgagcagaaaggaaaagacgTGATTCATTCGGGATGTTTGACGGTTATGATAGTTGTAGTGAGGacaccagcagcagctccagtTCAGATGAAAGCGAAGAAGAAGTTGCTCCTTTGCCATCCAGTCTCCCAATCATAAAGAATAATGGACAGGTCTATACTTATCCAGATGGTAAATCTGGCATGG CTACATGTGAGATGTGTGGAATGGTTGGCGTCCGCGATGCTTTTTACTCTAAGACAAAACGCTTCTGCAGTGTGTCATGCTCTAGAAGCTATTCATCGAACTCCAAGAAGGCCAGCATTCTGGCCAGGCTTCAGGTA ggTAAACCTCCAACAAAGAAGGCTAAAGTTCTACAAAAACAACCCTTAGTGGCTAAATTAGCAGCATATGCTCAGTATCAAGCAACTTTACAAAACCAGGCAAAGACTAAAGCAG CTGTCCCTGTGGAAGGTTTCAGCTGGGGCAACTACATCAATAGCAATAGCTTTACAGCAGCTCCTGTTACGTGTTTTAAACAT GCACCTATGGGGACGTGCTGGGGTGACATCTCGGAAGGAGTGCGAGTGGAGGTTCCAAACACAGACTGCAGCCTACCTACCAAAGTCTTCTGGATAGCTGGAATTGTAAAATTAGCAG GCTACAATGCTCTGCTAAGATACGAAGGCTTTGAAAACGATTCAGGTCTTGACTTCTGGTGCAACGTTTGTGGGTCTGACATCCACCCAGTTGGTTGGTGTGCAACCAGTGGGAAGCCCCTAGTCCCTCCTCGAT CCATCCAACACAAATACACAAACTGGAAAGCTTTTCTAGTGAAACGACTTACTGGTGCCAAAACACTTCCTCCTGACTTTTCTCAGAAG gtGTCTGAGAGTATGCAGTATCCATTCAAAACTTCCATGAGAGTAGAAGTTGTTGACAAAACACACCTTTGTCGAACACGGGTAGCAGTTGTAGAGAGTGTCATTGGAGGACGGTTAAGATTGGTGTATGAAGAAAGCGAAGACAAAACTGATGACTTCTGGTGCCATATGTACAGTCCGCTCATTCATCACATTGGTTGGTCTCGAAGTATAGGACATAGATTCAAACGATCTG ATATTACAAAGAAACAAGAGGGACATTTTGATGCACCCCCACACTTATTTATGAAG GTAAAAGAGGTTGACACAGCTGGGGAGTGGTTTAAAGAAGGAATGAAATTGGAAGCTATAGACCCTTTAAACCTTTCAGCAATATGTGTGGCAACTATTAGAAAG gTTTTAGCAGATGGCTATCTTATGATTGGGATTGATGGCTCAGAAGCAGCAGATGGGTCTGATTGGTTTTGTTACCATGCCACTTCCCCTTCTATTTTCCCTGTTGGTTTCTGTGAAATTAACATGATTGAACTAACTCCACCCAGAG GTTATGCAAAACTCCCTTTCAAATGGTTTGACTACCTCAGGGAAACTGACTCAATAGCAGCACCTGTAAAGCTCTTCAATAAG GAAGTTCCAAACCATGGGTTTAATGTTGGAATGAAATTGGAGGCTGTTGATCTGATGGAACCTCGACTGGTATGCGTGGCCACAGTAACTCGCATTATCCATCGCCTGTTGAGGATACACTTTGATGGGTGGGAAGATGAATACGATCAGTGGGTGGATTGCGAGTCTCCAGACCTCTATCCAGTGGGATGGTGTCAGCTAACTGGGTATCAACTACAGCCTCCAGCGCCACAAt CGTCAAGAGATAGCCAGTCAAGttcatcaaaacagaagaaaaaagctaaGTCACAACAGTACAAAGGACATAAGAAAA
- the MBTD1 gene encoding MBT domain-containing protein 1 isoform X8, whose translation MENTKDLTEHTSRAERKRRDSFGMFDGYDSCSEDTSSSSSSDESEEEVAPLPSSLPIIKNNGQVYTYPDGKSGMATCEMCGMVGVRDAFYSKTKRFCSVSCSRSYSSNSKKASILARLQVAGKPPTKKAKVLQKQPLVAKLAAYAQYQATLQNQAKTKAAVPVEGFSWGNYINSNSFTAAPVTCFKHAPMGTCWGDISEGVRVEVPNTDCSLPTKVFWIAGIVKLAGYNALLRYEGFENDSGLDFWCNVCGSDIHPVGWCATSGKPLVPPRSIQHKYTNWKAFLVKRLTGAKTLPPDFSQKVSESMQYPFKTSMRVEVVDKTHLCRTRVAVVESVIGGRLRLVYEESEDKTDDFWCHMYSPLIHHIGWSRSIGHRFKRSDITKKQEGHFDAPPHLFMKVKEVDTAGEWFKEGMKLEAIDPLNLSAICVATIRKVLADGYLMIGIDGSEAADGSDWFCYHATSPSIFPVGFCEINMIELTPPRGYAKLPFKWFDYLRETDSIAAPVKLFNKEVPNHGFNVGMKLEAVDLMEPRLVCVATVTRIIHRLLRIHFDGWEDEYDQWVDCESPDLYPVGWCQLTGYQLQPPAPQSSRDSQSSSSKQKKKAKSQQYKGHKKMTSLQLKEELLDGEEYSFLQGASDQESNGSASYYIKQEP comes from the exons ATGGAAAACACAAAGGACCTG acAGAGCATACTTCacgagcagaaaggaaaagacgTGATTCATTCGGGATGTTTGACGGTTATGATAGTTGTAGTGAGGacaccagcagcagctccagtTCAGATGAAAGCGAAGAAGAAGTTGCTCCTTTGCCATCCAGTCTCCCAATCATAAAGAATAATGGACAGGTCTATACTTATCCAGATGGTAAATCTGGCATGG CTACATGTGAGATGTGTGGAATGGTTGGCGTCCGCGATGCTTTTTACTCTAAGACAAAACGCTTCTGCAGTGTGTCATGCTCTAGAAGCTATTCATCGAACTCCAAGAAGGCCAGCATTCTGGCCAGGCTTCAGGTAGCG ggTAAACCTCCAACAAAGAAGGCTAAAGTTCTACAAAAACAACCCTTAGTGGCTAAATTAGCAGCATATGCTCAGTATCAAGCAACTTTACAAAACCAGGCAAAGACTAAAGCAG CTGTCCCTGTGGAAGGTTTCAGCTGGGGCAACTACATCAATAGCAATAGCTTTACAGCAGCTCCTGTTACGTGTTTTAAACAT GCACCTATGGGGACGTGCTGGGGTGACATCTCGGAAGGAGTGCGAGTGGAGGTTCCAAACACAGACTGCAGCCTACCTACCAAAGTCTTCTGGATAGCTGGAATTGTAAAATTAGCAG GCTACAATGCTCTGCTAAGATACGAAGGCTTTGAAAACGATTCAGGTCTTGACTTCTGGTGCAACGTTTGTGGGTCTGACATCCACCCAGTTGGTTGGTGTGCAACCAGTGGGAAGCCCCTAGTCCCTCCTCGAT CCATCCAACACAAATACACAAACTGGAAAGCTTTTCTAGTGAAACGACTTACTGGTGCCAAAACACTTCCTCCTGACTTTTCTCAGAAG gtGTCTGAGAGTATGCAGTATCCATTCAAAACTTCCATGAGAGTAGAAGTTGTTGACAAAACACACCTTTGTCGAACACGGGTAGCAGTTGTAGAGAGTGTCATTGGAGGACGGTTAAGATTGGTGTATGAAGAAAGCGAAGACAAAACTGATGACTTCTGGTGCCATATGTACAGTCCGCTCATTCATCACATTGGTTGGTCTCGAAGTATAGGACATAGATTCAAACGATCTG ATATTACAAAGAAACAAGAGGGACATTTTGATGCACCCCCACACTTATTTATGAAG GTAAAAGAGGTTGACACAGCTGGGGAGTGGTTTAAAGAAGGAATGAAATTGGAAGCTATAGACCCTTTAAACCTTTCAGCAATATGTGTGGCAACTATTAGAAAG gTTTTAGCAGATGGCTATCTTATGATTGGGATTGATGGCTCAGAAGCAGCAGATGGGTCTGATTGGTTTTGTTACCATGCCACTTCCCCTTCTATTTTCCCTGTTGGTTTCTGTGAAATTAACATGATTGAACTAACTCCACCCAGAG GTTATGCAAAACTCCCTTTCAAATGGTTTGACTACCTCAGGGAAACTGACTCAATAGCAGCACCTGTAAAGCTCTTCAATAAG GAAGTTCCAAACCATGGGTTTAATGTTGGAATGAAATTGGAGGCTGTTGATCTGATGGAACCTCGACTGGTATGCGTGGCCACAGTAACTCGCATTATCCATCGCCTGTTGAGGATACACTTTGATGGGTGGGAAGATGAATACGATCAGTGGGTGGATTGCGAGTCTCCAGACCTCTATCCAGTGGGATGGTGTCAGCTAACTGGGTATCAACTACAGCCTCCAGCGCCACAAt CGTCAAGAGATAGCCAGTCAAGttcatcaaaacagaagaaaaaagctaaGTCACAACAGTACAAAGGACATAAGAAAA
- the MBTD1 gene encoding MBT domain-containing protein 1 isoform X7 — protein sequence MENTKDLTEHTSRAERKRRDSFGMFDGYDSCSEDTSSSSSSDESEEEVAPLPSSLPIIKNNGQVYTYPDGKSGMATCEMCGMVGVRDAFYSKTKRFCSVSCSRSYSSNSKKASILARLQVAGKPPTKKAKVLQKQPLVAKLAAYAQYQATLQNQAKTKAAAVPVEGFSWGNYINSNSFTAAPVTCFKHAPMGTCWGDISEGVRVEVPNTDCSLPTKVFWIAGIVKLAGYNALLRYEGFENDSGLDFWCNVCGSDIHPVGWCATSGKPLVPPRSIQHKYTNWKAFLVKRLTGAKTLPPDFSQKVSESMQYPFKTSMRVEVVDKTHLCRTRVAVVESVIGGRLRLVYEESEDKTDDFWCHMYSPLIHHIGWSRSIGHRFKRSDITKKQEGHFDAPPHLFMKVKEVDTAGEWFKEGMKLEAIDPLNLSAICVATIRKVLADGYLMIGIDGSEAADGSDWFCYHATSPSIFPVGFCEINMIELTPPRGYAKLPFKWFDYLRETDSIAAPVKLFNKEVPNHGFNVGMKLEAVDLMEPRLVCVATVTRIIHRLLRIHFDGWEDEYDQWVDCESPDLYPVGWCQLTGYQLQPPAPQSSRDSQSSSSKQKKKAKSQQYKGHKKMTSLQLKEELLDGEEYSFLQGASDQESNGSASYYIKQEP from the exons ATGGAAAACACAAAGGACCTG acAGAGCATACTTCacgagcagaaaggaaaagacgTGATTCATTCGGGATGTTTGACGGTTATGATAGTTGTAGTGAGGacaccagcagcagctccagtTCAGATGAAAGCGAAGAAGAAGTTGCTCCTTTGCCATCCAGTCTCCCAATCATAAAGAATAATGGACAGGTCTATACTTATCCAGATGGTAAATCTGGCATGG CTACATGTGAGATGTGTGGAATGGTTGGCGTCCGCGATGCTTTTTACTCTAAGACAAAACGCTTCTGCAGTGTGTCATGCTCTAGAAGCTATTCATCGAACTCCAAGAAGGCCAGCATTCTGGCCAGGCTTCAGGTAGCG ggTAAACCTCCAACAAAGAAGGCTAAAGTTCTACAAAAACAACCCTTAGTGGCTAAATTAGCAGCATATGCTCAGTATCAAGCAACTTTACAAAACCAGGCAAAGACTAAAGCAG CAGCTGTCCCTGTGGAAGGTTTCAGCTGGGGCAACTACATCAATAGCAATAGCTTTACAGCAGCTCCTGTTACGTGTTTTAAACAT GCACCTATGGGGACGTGCTGGGGTGACATCTCGGAAGGAGTGCGAGTGGAGGTTCCAAACACAGACTGCAGCCTACCTACCAAAGTCTTCTGGATAGCTGGAATTGTAAAATTAGCAG GCTACAATGCTCTGCTAAGATACGAAGGCTTTGAAAACGATTCAGGTCTTGACTTCTGGTGCAACGTTTGTGGGTCTGACATCCACCCAGTTGGTTGGTGTGCAACCAGTGGGAAGCCCCTAGTCCCTCCTCGAT CCATCCAACACAAATACACAAACTGGAAAGCTTTTCTAGTGAAACGACTTACTGGTGCCAAAACACTTCCTCCTGACTTTTCTCAGAAG gtGTCTGAGAGTATGCAGTATCCATTCAAAACTTCCATGAGAGTAGAAGTTGTTGACAAAACACACCTTTGTCGAACACGGGTAGCAGTTGTAGAGAGTGTCATTGGAGGACGGTTAAGATTGGTGTATGAAGAAAGCGAAGACAAAACTGATGACTTCTGGTGCCATATGTACAGTCCGCTCATTCATCACATTGGTTGGTCTCGAAGTATAGGACATAGATTCAAACGATCTG ATATTACAAAGAAACAAGAGGGACATTTTGATGCACCCCCACACTTATTTATGAAG GTAAAAGAGGTTGACACAGCTGGGGAGTGGTTTAAAGAAGGAATGAAATTGGAAGCTATAGACCCTTTAAACCTTTCAGCAATATGTGTGGCAACTATTAGAAAG gTTTTAGCAGATGGCTATCTTATGATTGGGATTGATGGCTCAGAAGCAGCAGATGGGTCTGATTGGTTTTGTTACCATGCCACTTCCCCTTCTATTTTCCCTGTTGGTTTCTGTGAAATTAACATGATTGAACTAACTCCACCCAGAG GTTATGCAAAACTCCCTTTCAAATGGTTTGACTACCTCAGGGAAACTGACTCAATAGCAGCACCTGTAAAGCTCTTCAATAAG GAAGTTCCAAACCATGGGTTTAATGTTGGAATGAAATTGGAGGCTGTTGATCTGATGGAACCTCGACTGGTATGCGTGGCCACAGTAACTCGCATTATCCATCGCCTGTTGAGGATACACTTTGATGGGTGGGAAGATGAATACGATCAGTGGGTGGATTGCGAGTCTCCAGACCTCTATCCAGTGGGATGGTGTCAGCTAACTGGGTATCAACTACAGCCTCCAGCGCCACAAt CGTCAAGAGATAGCCAGTCAAGttcatcaaaacagaagaaaaaagctaaGTCACAACAGTACAAAGGACATAAGAAAA